The following proteins are encoded in a genomic region of Brachypodium distachyon strain Bd21 chromosome 1, Brachypodium_distachyon_v3.0, whole genome shotgun sequence:
- the LOC100826726 gene encoding protein NETWORKED 1D codes for MATLVRHDSNSTRYSWLWVSHISPKNSKWLQENLTDMDVMVKAMIKLINEDADSFARRAEMYYKKRPELMKHVEEFYRAYRALAERYDQATGALRQAHRTISEEFPNQMPSMSEESPSSQEVEPRTPEMQIPLRAPFDPDDLHKDALGVSPQLFTVKRSGTHPDEISSSRKGLKQFNDLFASCDSAHRVSFPDGKVRKGLSFESPDAKGKEDDIMKLQQEISKLLAESQSLKQQVSSESQRANNAESESQSLKDTISCLRSEKDAALLQYSVSTERFSALESELSKAHTELKKLSDYMVMEVEKLNCAESRNNTMQSELEILNQKIGLQEQELAQCRKEMEIFHSSLQDESAKRKQAEDDLCTIEKEYSKSQGEVRMMALEMRAANDRLSEFKEVKLNLEDTVCELKKDVAKLTEQKQFSELLIEELHGNIDSLGDSKRKIEREIQALTSTISQMNTAKDVALLQHQQCIEEVSDLESKLTKAQSERGKIELKVQILVQELEQKGEEADAIRAQLQDEHFNHMQKEAALLAMEDLHSQSQEEAKRLAQDLAQSNKKLGDLEHKNFKLHNMSQEHERMISELNSKNDASLLQQQKSLERVSCLEAQLLVAQLETEKIVKKAEKSSKRASYLESQLLVAHSETEKIVKKAQMLEQELEHKNKEVGNLQSTLQEEGQKCIRAETAFRRVEHLHLQLQEEAKTLAQNLETLSNKLGEVENERLDLQNISRELKSTISEMHSEKDAMLLQHQQSSDRVSCLEAQLFGIQSELEKNQQKVQLLEQQLKHKKKEVNGLQNNLEEESHKRMHAEAELTMVKNLLSKSQEEVRRLVMDLENLNNKFSDVQDSKLVVEELSCELRNAICVLNAEKEAALVQQRLSFEKVSDLNSEVSKIQLELEKTENKLQMLEQELVQKNGMVEFLQSSLQEEGKKRVQAETLLFSNKNLYSQSQQEVNRLALEVGTLNRKLNEVETLSSELKDTILLLNSEKDTTLLKHKQSLVRTSDLESELSEVQVELKNAEQKVQMLDKELKQKREEVDSLQISLGDEAQKRTEGEEALLMMTNEHSNSRVEVNRLALEISMLNRKLNEVENVSSELKKTISLLNSEKGTALLQQKESLVRVSNLEIKLSEVQAELESSEQKGQMLDKELKLKREEVDALQTSLKDEAQKHIEGEAALLMMTNLHSQSQEEVSMLVLEIERLNGKLNEMENSKMDLENMISKHAEDNRILGEQNLSSESIIRGLHDELDMLKEMQVNLKNEVGLQIGENEVLQQQLTHQIRDKEILGKQYCSLEIEMEALNRRAATLQQVLEEKVCGMEKLSDEFSILKKSFSNAIVEMEALKETVKELEDSESSLKYDVSLHSSEKDALALELHVLNKKYAEVSEQKSMFETSFSNVNSELAELRMKLEASEELSQSYLAEKDNILSQLESTTLSMKSLEDEHGDLGDKHSSLLAEKDLLYSQLRNLQDQLEIRNEQHEALLRLHQIQINDFEVAVSSLREKICHMDQMLDQEQQECTYASISALILHNSLADVKDKNFALFDECQKFMEATHSAEAMIARLEEEAKNEEEEKKALLNHNKSLRDWISQQIKILNICEDLGRPGVVHDEIMLQTLSLETFNHVKHKEESEHRNVFMEAELSVLGTILTQIVLDSRDLHWQKCELEKEAETGAAELLILQNKNHEHIKLNEQLGQRLQQGSEREEKLKIELNSVIAQLMQKDDKLCKADEKNQSLQETNQELCRVLRDLEASMEDAKGVKGELEKVITTLTEQVAERDNDFLLLCEAKVALQGEVDIHKQKEKSLMSTLEMVTAEAEQHEKEIVSLVSDMITCSVNVMIYEEHLLELMMECEALEIRMITERAMLMKEISSRNSYVDDLHKRIASMGGENAELKAEMSISQQFVASLSDQLARLEEGTLLLSELNKEGKLEFVQEDRRGSESQDKSSGVLELQNLIARVEALRVVILDAKDRRDKEFTESAAKLEAANVEIEDLKTRKVSCTERKEQNMDDDRQKYDADNSKGKQVQIMKDIELDQVSTCSRYGTGATVYPLGGDANAELDDEMLQLWETAEKDCKNQTAKSSSSEHDIQAVEEVKSEYPSFELARGRDLGIDRLEMSTASLEPQQLWSKNVLEKLTTDAQGLLIIQASIEEVKQKIEGTLKGKSPTSSEYSSVRSQLQEIEGSVMEQIDFNNSLTKKAENYPAFEVNAELEGYSSRRRISEQVQKGSEKVARLDLELQKIQYVLLKLEEEYEYKRVKVSDKRSRLLLRDYVYARKDKNDAAQKKKSRVPFCGCVRPKTRTEP; via the exons ATGGCGACTTTAGTCCGTCATGATTCGAATTCAACACGGTACTCATGGTTGTGGGTTAGCCATATCAGCCCGAAAAACTCCAAGTGGCTTCAGGAGAATCTTACTG ACATGGATGTGATGGTCAAAGCGATGATTAAACTTATCAATGAAGATGCCGACTCTTTTGCAAGGAGAGCAGAAATGTACTATAAGAAACGCCCCGAGCTCATGAAACATGTGGAAGAATTTTACAGAGCATACCGTGCTTTAGCCGAAAGGTATGATCAAGCTACTGGAGCACTCCGGCAGGCCCATCGAACAATTTCAGAAGAGTTTCCAAATCAGATGCCATCAATGTCTGAGGAGTCGCCCTCAAGCCAAGAAGTTGAGCCACGTACACCAGAGATGCAGATACCCTTACGTGCACCATTTGATCCTGATGATCTGCACAAGGATGCACTTGGTGTGTCACCACAGCTATTTACTGTCAAGAGGAGTGGTACACACCCTGATGAAATAAGTTCAAGTCGCAAAGGTCTTAAACAGTTCAATGATTTGTTTGCAAGCTGCGACAGTGCCCATCGTGTCAGTTTTCCTGATGGGAAAGTAAGAAAAGGCCTCAGTTTTGAAAGTCCAGATGCTAAAGGGAAAGAAGATGATATCATGAAACTGCAACAAGAAATTTCCAAATTATTAGCGGAGAGTCAAAGTCTGAAACAGCAGGTTTCATCTGAGTCTCAGCGGGCAAACAATGCTGAGAGTGAAAGCCAAAGCCTCAAGGACACCATCTCATGTTTGAGGTCCGAGAAAGATGCAGCCCTTCTGCAATACAGTGTATCCACTGAAAGATTTTCGGCTTTAGAGTCTGAGCTCTCAAAGGCACACACCGAACTTAAGAAACTCTCTGATTATATGGTGATGGAAGTTGAGAAGCTAAACTGTGCTGAATCACGTAACAACACAATGCAATCTGAGCTTGAGATTTTGAACCAGAAGATCGGGTTGCAAGAGCAAGAGCTTGCACAATGTAGAAAGGAGATGGAGATCTTCCACTCTAGTCTGCAAGATGAAAGTGCCAAGCGCAAACAGGCTGAAGATGATCTGTGCACCATAGAGAAAGAGTACAGTAAATCTCAGGGAGAGGTGCGTATGATGGCTCTAGAGATGAGGGCAGCAAATGATAGGTTGAGTGAATTCAAGGAGGTGAAGCTTAACCTGGAGGATACTGTATGCGAGCTGAAGAAGGACGTTGCAAAACTTACTGAACAGAAGCAATTTTCTGAACTCTTAATAGAAGAACTTCATGGCAACATAGACTCTCTGGGGGATTCGAAGAGGAAAATTGAGAGGGAGATCCAAGCCCTTACGAGCACTATCTCACAAATGAACACTGCAAAGGATGTGGCTCTGCTTCAACACCAGCAGTGCATTGAGGAGGTGTCTGATCTAGAATCTAAGCTCACAAAGGCACAATCAGAGCGGGGGAAGATTGAACTGAAGGTACAAATCCTGGTGCAAGAACTTGAGCAGAAgggagaagaagctgatgCGATACGTGCTCAGCTGCAAGATGAACACTTCAATCACATGCAAAAGGAAGCAGCTCTTCTTGCAATGGAAGACCTGCATTCCCAGTCTCAGGAAGAGGCTAAAAGGCTGGCACAAGACCTTGcacaatcaaacaaaaaattgggTGACCTGGAACATAAGAACTTTAAATTGCATAACATGTCGCAAGAACATGAGAGGATGATTTCAGAGCTGAATTCTAAGAACGATGCATCACTTCTTCAACAGCAGAAGTCCTTGGAGAGAGTATCGTGCCTAGAAGCTCAACTTTTGGTGGCACAGTTAGAAACAGAGAAGATTGTCAAGAAAGCAGAGAAGTCCTCAAAGAGAGCATCATACTTGGAATCTCAACTTTTGGTGGCACATTCAGAAACAGAGAAAATTGTAAAGAAAGCTCAGATGCTGGAGCAAGAACTTGAACACAAGAACAAAGAGGTGGGTAACCTCCAAAGTACATTGCAAGAGGAAGGCCAGAAGTGCATCCGTGCCGAAACAGCTTTTCGCAGAGTAGAGCACCTACATTTGCAGTTGCAGGAAGAAGCCAAGACTCTAGCACAAAATCTTGAAACCTTAAGCAACAAGCTTGGCGAGGTTGAAAATGAAAGGTTGGATCTGCAGAACATTTCACGAGAACTCAAGAGCACCATTTCAGAGATGCATTCTGAGAAAGATGCAATGCTACTCCAACACCAGCAATCCTCAGACAGAGTTTCTTGTTTAGAGGCACAGCTTTTTGGTATACAGTCAGAACTGGAGAAAAATCAGCAGAAAGTCCAGTTGCTGGAGCAACAActcaaacacaagaaaaaggaGGTGAATGGGCTCCAAAATAATTTGGAAGAGGAAAGCCATAAACGAATGCATGCGGAAGCAGAACTTACCATGGTGAAAAACCTGCTTTCCAAATCTCAGGAAGAAGTGCGTAGGCTTGTTATGGATCTTGAAAATCTAAACAATAAGTTCAGCGACGTGCAGGACAGCAAGCTGGTTGTAGAGGAATTATCATGTGAACTTAGGAACGCCATCTGTGTTTTGAATGCCGAGAAAGAGGCAGCACTTGTTCAACAGCGTCTGTCCTTTGAAAAAGTATCCGACCTGAATTCAGAAGTCTCGAAGATACAGTTGGAGCTGGAGAAGACTGAGAACAAGTTGCAGATGCTGGAGCAAGAACTTGTACAGAAGAATGGCATGGTGGAATTTCTGCAGTCAAGTCTGCAAGAAGAGGGCAAGAAGCGTGTGCAAGCTGAGACATTGCTGTTCTCAAATAAGAATCTGTACTCTCAGTCACAACAAGAAGTAAATAGGCTGGCTCTGGAGGTCGGGACACTGAACAGAAAGCTGAATGAGGTGGAAACCCTATCTTCCGAGCTTAAGGACACCATCTTGCTTCTGAATTCCGAGAAAGACACAACTCTTCTTAAGCACAAGCAGTCCTTGGTAAGAACATCTGATCTGGAATCTGAACTTTCAGAGGTACAGGTTGAACTAAAGAATGCTGAACAGAAAGTGCAAATGCTGGACAAGGAACTCAaacagaagagagaagaggtgGATAGCTTGCAGATTAGCCTCGGcgatgaagcccagaagcGTACTGAGGGTGAAGAAGCTCTTCTCATGATGACTAATGAACATTCTAATTCTCGGGTAGAAGTAAATAGATTAGCTCTAGAGATTAGCATGCTGAACAGAAAGTTGAATGAAGTGGAAAACGTGTCTTCGGAGCTTAAGAAAACTATCTCGCTGCTGAACTCCGAGAAGGGCACGGCTCTTCTTCAGCAGAAGGAGTCCTTGGTGAGAGTATCTAATCTGGAAATTAAACTCTCTGAGGTGCAGGCTGAACTAGAGAGTTCTGAACAAAAAGGGCAAATGCTTGATAAAGAACTCAAATTGAAGAGAGAAGAGGTGGATGCCTTGCAGACTAGCCTGAAAGATGAAGCACAGAAGCACATTGAAGGTGAAGCAGCTCTTCTTATGATGACAAATCTGCATTCTCAGTCTCAGGAAGAAGTGAGTATGTTGGTTTTGGAGATCGAGAGGCTGAATGGCAAGTTGAATGAGATGGAGAACAGTAAGATGGACCTTGAGAACATGATATCCAAGCATGCAGAGGATAACCGTATCCTTGGTGAACAAAATCTTTCTTCTGAATCAATTATCAGAGGTCTTCATGATGAACTGGATATGTTAAAGGAAATGCAAGTAAATCTTAAAAACGAAGTGGGGCTCCAAATTGGCGAAAATGAAGTGCTTCAACAACAATTGACCCATCAGATAAGAGATAAGGAAATTCTGGGGAAGCAGTACTGTTCACTGGAAATAGAGATGGAGGCACTAAATAGAAGAGCAGCAACACTCcagcaggtgcttgaggaaAAAGTATGTGGCATGGAGAAACTATCAGACGAGTTTTCAATCTTGAAGAAATCATTTTCAAATGCAATTGTTGAAATGGAAGCTCTGAAGGAGACTGTAAAAGAACTGGAAGATTCGGAAAGCTCACTCAAGTATGATGTTTCCTTGCATAGTTCTGAGAAGGATGCTCTAGCTCTAGAACTGCATGTCCTTAATAAAAAGTATGCTGAAGTTTCGGAGCAAAAGTCCATGTTCGAGACTTCATTCTCTAATGTGAACTCTGAGCTTGCAGAATTGAGAATGAAGTTAGAAGCTTCAGAAGAATTGTCTCAGTCTTATCTTGCTGAAAAGGACAATATTCTCTCCCAG CTGGAGAGCACTACACTGTCTATGAAATCTCTGGAAGATGAGCATGGTGATCTGGGAGACAAGCACTCATCCTTGTTGGCAGAGAAAGATCTCTTATATAGTCAACTTAGGAATCTACAAGATCAGCTGGAAATTAGAAATGAACAGCATGAAGCTTTGCTCAGGTTGCACCAAATACAGATAAATGACTTTGAAGTGGCAGTTTCTTCTCTGCGAGAGAAAATCTGTCATATGGACCAGATGCTTGACCAAGAACAGCAAGAATGTACATATGCTTCTATCAGTGCATTGATCTTGCATAATAGTTTGGCCGATGTGAAAGACAAAAACTTTGCTCTCTTTGATGAATGCCAGAAGTTCATGGAGGCCACTCATTCGGCAGAGGCAATGATAGCACGGCTCGAGGAGGAAgccaaaaatgaagaagaggagaagaaagcaTTGTTGAATCACAACAAGAGCCTAAGGGATTGGATCTCACAGCAAATTAAGATCCTCAATATCTGTGAGGACTTGGGGCGTCCTGGTGTGGTTCATGATGAAATTATGCTGCAGACTTTGTCTCTTGAAACTTTCAACCATGTAAAGCATAAGGAGGAAAGTGAACATAGAAATGTCTTCATGGAGGCTGAGCTATCTGTTCTTGGAACAATTCTTACACAGATAGTACTTGACTCCAGAGATCTGCACTGGCAGAAGTGTGAACTTGAGAAAGAAGCAGAGACAGGAGCGGCAGAATTACTTATtctgcaaaacaaaaatcatgagCATATTAAGTTGAATGAACAACTGGGGCAAAGGTTGCAGCAAGGTAGCGAAAGGGAGGAGAAATTGAAGATTGAACTCAATAGTGTCATTGCACAGTTGATGCAGAAGGATGATAAGCTATGCAAAGCAGATGAGAAGAATCAATCCTTGCAAGAGACAAACCAGGAACTGTGCAGAGTTCTCAGGGATCTTGAGGCTTCTATGGAAGATGCAAAAGGGGTAAAAGGTGAACTTGAGAAGGTAATTACAACACTAACTGAACAAGTTGCTGAAAGGGATAatgattttcttcttctttgcgAAGCAAAAGTGGCGTTGCAAGGAGAAGTTGACATTCATAAACAGAAGGAAAAGAGTTTGATGTCTACACTTGAGATGGTGACAGCAGAAGCTGAGCAGCATGAAAAGGAAATTGTTTCACTGGTGAGTGATATGATAACTTGTTCAGTGAATGTCATGATCTACGAGGAACACTTACTTGAGCTGATGATGGAATGCGAGGCTCTTGAGATAAGAATGATTACCGAAAGGGCAATGCTAATGAAAGAAATCTCCTCAAGGAATTCATATGTTGATGACCTTCACAAAAGGATTGCTAGCATGGGAGGAGAAAACGCAGAACTAAAGGCCGAGATGAGCATATCTCAGCAATTTGTAGCATCTCTGTCTGATCAGCTAGCCAGGCTGGAAGAAGGCACTCTTTTACTTTCAGAACTTAATAAAGAAGGCAAATTG GAATTTGTGCAAGAGGACAGACGTGGTTCGGAATCTCAAGACAAATCATCTGGTGTTTTGGAGTTGCAAAACTTAATTGCAAGAGTTGAAGCACTCCGAGTTGTAATATTAGATGCCAAGGACCGCCGAGATAAGGAGTTTACTGAATCTGCTGCCAAATTGGAAGCAGCTAATGTAGAAATTGAAGATcttaaaacaagaaaagtCTCATGCACTGAACGCAAAGAGCAAAACATGGATGATGATAGGCAAAAATATGATGCTGATAACTCCAAAGGGAAGCAAGTGCAGATAATGAAAGATATTGAACTGGATCAGGTATCTACTTGTTCACGTTACGGCACTGGAGCCACTGTCTACCCTCTTGGTGGTGATGCAAATGCAGAGCTTGATGATGAGATGCTTCAACTCTGGGAGACTGCAGAGAAGGATTGCAAGAACCAAACAGCAAaatcttcatcatctgaacATGACATacaggcggtggaggaggtaAAGAGTGAGTACCCTTCCTTTGAACTAGCAAGAGGAAGAGACCTAGGGATTGACAGACTCGAGATGTCAACAGCATCCCTGGAACCTCAGCAATTATGGAGCAAGAATGTTCTTGAGAAGCTCACTACCGATGCTCAGGGGCTGTTAATCATCCAAGCAAGCATTGAGGAAGTGAAGCAGAAAATTGAGGGAACATTGAAGGGAAAGTCTCCCACGAGCTCCGAGTACAGCAGCGTTCGATCTCAACTGCAGGAGATCGAGGGTTCTGTCATGGAACAGATAGATTTCAACAACAGTTTGACAAAGAAGGCTGAGAATTATCCTGCATTTGAGGTAAATGCTGAGCTAGAAGGCTATTCCAGCAGAAGGAGAATATCGGAGCAGGTCCAGAAAGGATCAGAAAAGGTTGCAAGGTTGGACCTCGAACTTCAGAAGATACAATACGTCTTACTGAAACTCGAGGAAGAGTATGAGTACAAAAGGGTCAAAGTCTCTGACAAGCGTTCGCGGTTGCTCTTGAGGGATTATGTATATGCAAGAAAGGACAAAAATGATGCTgcgcagaagaagaagagtaggGTTCCCTTCTGTGGTTGTGTTCGTCCGAAAACAAGAACTGAGCCTTGA